The following are from one region of the Arcobacter defluvii genome:
- a CDS encoding NAD(P)/FAD-dependent oxidoreductase encodes MKIAIIGCGAAGIMAAITAKRLNKNLQIDMFDANKGIGKKILASGNGRCNISNSKITSKNYIGENPEFVNFALKEFDFKAFEKFCKSIGLLLDIKESGKVYPLSNEAKSVTNLLELALKELDIKLYLEHFIKDIEKIEDKFVVKTAEFEYKNYDKVLISNGLGAAPQLNANESGLDFASKFGHTYNPTYPSLVGLQTDNNYNGKLQGVKKECLVSLFVNNNLEQEIFGDVLFTSYGVSGFAILDISQLAVLNLSSYQDVKIAINFFPKINKNDLADQIQSLLKTVPTQKVVDILTGMVSNKIAPVLLDICKISLDTKANEINAKQIKAIAYQLNSWKMKIIDTQGFGHAEASGGGVRTIEVDNKTYESKLVKNLYFAGEVLDIVGNRGGFNLHFAWASGYLVGKSFGKINFQ; translated from the coding sequence TTGAAAATAGCGATTATTGGCTGTGGAGCAGCTGGAATTATGGCTGCAATTACAGCTAAAAGATTAAATAAAAATTTACAAATAGATATGTTTGATGCAAATAAAGGTATTGGAAAAAAAATCTTAGCTTCAGGAAATGGAAGATGCAATATCTCAAATAGCAAGATAACTTCAAAAAACTATATTGGAGAAAATCCCGAGTTTGTAAATTTTGCTTTAAAAGAGTTTGATTTCAAAGCTTTTGAAAAGTTTTGTAAAAGTATCGGACTTTTACTAGATATTAAAGAGAGTGGAAAAGTTTATCCTCTTTCAAATGAAGCAAAATCTGTAACAAATCTTTTGGAGCTTGCTTTAAAAGAGTTGGATATAAAACTATATTTAGAACATTTCATAAAAGATATAGAAAAAATTGAAGATAAATTTGTAGTAAAAACAGCTGAATTTGAATATAAAAACTATGACAAAGTTCTAATCTCAAATGGTTTAGGTGCAGCTCCCCAACTAAACGCTAATGAAAGTGGTTTGGACTTTGCTTCAAAATTTGGACACACATATAATCCAACTTATCCTTCACTTGTGGGACTTCAAACTGATAATAACTACAATGGAAAACTTCAAGGGGTAAAAAAAGAGTGTTTAGTAAGTCTATTTGTAAACAATAATTTAGAGCAAGAGATATTTGGAGATGTACTTTTTACAAGTTATGGAGTTTCAGGTTTTGCAATACTTGATATCTCACAACTTGCTGTTTTAAATCTAAGCTCATATCAAGATGTGAAAATAGCAATAAACTTCTTCCCAAAAATCAATAAAAATGACTTAGCCGACCAAATACAAAGTTTGTTAAAAACTGTACCAACTCAAAAAGTTGTAGATATCTTAACTGGAATGGTTTCAAATAAAATAGCTCCTGTGTTACTTGATATTTGTAAAATCAGTCTTGATACAAAAGCAAATGAAATAAATGCAAAACAGATAAAAGCAATAGCCTATCAACTAAATTCTTGGAAAATGAAAATCATAGATACTCAAGGTTTTGGTCATGCAGAAGCAAGTGGTGGAGGAGTGAGAACTATCGAAGTTGATAACAAAACTTATGAGAGTAAGTTAGTGAAAAATCTCTATTTTGCTGGAGAGGTTTTAGATATAGTTGGGAATAGGGGAGGTTTTAATCTTCATTTTGCTTGGGCGAGTGGGTATTTGGTTGGGAAGAGTTTTGGAAAAATAAATTTCCAATAA
- a CDS encoding AAA family ATPase — translation MNPQKIKRSVEHLCERKVPIFLWGPPGIGKSSIISQIAREKGIACIDLRLSLLDPTDLRGIPFFDSSNQTAIWAPASFLPDGSIKEGILFLDELNTAAPMVQASAYQLILDRKIGEYKLPDGWAIVAAGNRESDKGVVFRMAAPLANRFIHLDMEVNVDDWKSWARVANIDLSIISFISYRPDALFTFNTNSDSKAFATPRTWAYVNEILLSTPEDDLLMPLISGAIGEELAASFLGFKSVVKDLPDMNAIFEGTTTETPTDTSALHILCTALTLKVNDETRTKELDNLVTYSLNLPGEFAVMIIQDLRQRNIELDYLKSWPLWMKKFNSLLR, via the coding sequence ATGAATCCACAAAAAATAAAACGTTCAGTTGAACACTTATGTGAGCGAAAAGTACCTATATTTTTATGGGGACCTCCAGGTATTGGAAAATCATCAATAATCTCTCAAATAGCACGTGAAAAAGGCATAGCTTGTATAGATTTAAGACTTTCTTTACTTGACCCAACAGACTTAAGGGGTATTCCATTTTTTGACTCTTCTAATCAAACAGCTATTTGGGCTCCTGCTTCATTTTTACCTGATGGTAGTATCAAAGAGGGAATTTTATTTTTAGATGAGCTTAATACTGCTGCTCCTATGGTTCAAGCTTCTGCTTATCAACTTATCTTAGATAGAAAAATTGGAGAATACAAACTTCCAGACGGTTGGGCGATAGTTGCTGCTGGAAATAGAGAAAGTGACAAAGGTGTAGTTTTTAGAATGGCTGCACCACTTGCAAATAGATTTATTCACCTTGATATGGAAGTAAATGTTGATGATTGGAAAAGTTGGGCAAGAGTCGCAAATATAGATTTATCAATAATCTCATTTATCTCATATAGACCTGATGCACTATTTACTTTCAACACTAATAGTGATTCAAAAGCCTTTGCGACTCCCCGAACTTGGGCTTATGTAAATGAGATTTTACTATCAACACCTGAAGATGACCTACTTATGCCACTTATTAGTGGAGCAATTGGTGAAGAGTTAGCTGCTTCATTTTTAGGCTTTAAATCTGTAGTTAAAGATTTACCAGATATGAACGCAATTTTTGAAGGAACTACAACTGAAACTCCAACTGATACTTCTGCTTTACATATTTTATGTACTGCTTTAACTTTAAAAGTAAATGATGAAACAAGAACAAAAGAGTTAGACAATCTTGTAACTTACTCTTTAAATCTTCCAGGAGAGTTTGCAGTTATGATTATCCAAGATTTAAGACAAAGAAATATTGAACTAGATTATCTAAAATCTTGGCCTTTATGGATGAAAAAATTTAACTCTTTGCTTAGATAA
- a CDS encoding vWA domain-containing protein, whose amino-acid sequence MSADILLIKAKSQLTTKHPYFGMLASRLKHEENESIKAYASNGKRFLYNPSFVESCSIEELSFVLTNCVMHHILSHQQRKLKRKGFLWQLATDFAINNLLFKNGVKIPKGANFDKKYKNMYAEEIYEELKKERIEAGLDAYEEDLNEKEQEQNDENKFTKVKNIEENLDERDEEQWEYASTLAKEVAIRKSLMPLGFERLAKKVEAKNIDWKFELYNAINRHMRNNYAFMPPNKKHLYRGFALPSLTSDTLSLIVAIDTSGSIQEEILAAFVEEFKTIMQNFPAVNIELLIADAKIQGHYSFKNAQDIDFVLKGGGGTDYRPVFDYIDANFPMSSMLLYFTDGDGIFPRIPPSYEVLWALSNRKDRIPFGRSIVIF is encoded by the coding sequence ATGAGCGCAGATATTTTACTAATAAAAGCAAAAAGCCAACTAACTACCAAACATCCATATTTTGGTATGTTAGCTTCAAGACTAAAACACGAAGAAAATGAAAGCATAAAAGCATATGCAAGTAATGGAAAACGATTTTTATATAATCCTTCTTTTGTGGAGAGTTGTAGTATTGAAGAGTTGTCTTTTGTTTTAACTAACTGCGTTATGCATCATATTTTATCTCACCAACAAAGAAAACTAAAAAGAAAAGGTTTTCTTTGGCAACTTGCAACTGATTTTGCAATCAATAATCTCCTTTTTAAAAATGGAGTAAAAATCCCAAAAGGTGCAAATTTTGATAAAAAATACAAAAATATGTACGCTGAAGAGATTTATGAAGAGCTAAAAAAAGAGAGAATTGAAGCTGGACTTGATGCTTATGAAGAAGATCTCAATGAAAAAGAGCAAGAACAAAATGATGAAAATAAATTTACTAAAGTAAAAAACATAGAAGAAAATCTTGATGAACGAGATGAAGAACAGTGGGAATATGCTTCAACTTTGGCAAAAGAGGTAGCTATACGAAAATCTCTTATGCCTTTGGGATTTGAAAGATTAGCAAAAAAAGTTGAAGCAAAAAATATCGATTGGAAATTTGAACTATACAATGCTATCAATCGGCATATGAGAAATAATTACGCTTTTATGCCACCAAATAAAAAACATCTATATCGAGGTTTTGCTTTGCCATCACTAACAAGTGATACTTTAAGTCTTATAGTTGCTATTGATACATCTGGTTCAATTCAAGAGGAGATTTTAGCAGCTTTTGTTGAAGAGTTTAAAACTATCATGCAAAACTTTCCAGCAGTAAATATAGAACTTCTAATAGCTGATGCAAAAATACAAGGTCACTATAGTTTTAAAAATGCTCAAGATATTGATTTTGTTCTAAAAGGTGGTGGAGGAACTGACTATCGTCCAGTATTTGACTACATAGATGCAAATTTTCCAATGAGTAGTATGCTTTTATATTTTACTGATGGAGATGGAATTTTTCCAAGAATTCCACCCTCATATGAAGTGCTTTGGGCACTTTCAAATAGAAAAGATAGAATTCCTTTTGGAAGGTCAATTGTGATTTTTTAG